The segment GTCTACATCGCCCCGGACGAAGCCGCCGTGCGGGAGCACGCCAGCCGGGGCGGATTCCCGGCCAACCGGGTCACCCCGGTCCACGCCATCATCGATCCGACCACGGCGGAATGACGGCCACAAAAAAGCCGGCGCAAGGCCGGCTTTTTCGTCGAATTTTGGTCGGGGAGACAGGATTCGAACCTGCGACTTCTACGTCCCGAACGTAGCGCTCTACCAGGCTGAGCTACACCCCGTGGGAGCCGCGCATTCTAGCGATGGTCCGGGACCTTGGCAACAGGGGGCGCGACATTCCGGTGCCGTCCGTGCGGTCGGGTGCGGGCGGCCATCTGCTAATCTTAAGGGCTGCCGTTTTGCGGCGTTCCACCCCGTCAAGCAGAGGATTCCATGGCGCTTACCCCGGCCCGCACCATGCCCGGCGTGCTCGAGCTGTTGCCGCTCGACCAGATCGCGTTCCAGCGCATGCTGGACACGATCCGCCGCAACTACGAGCGCTTCGGCTTCCTGCCGGTGGAAACGCCGGTGATCGAATACTCCGACGTGTTGCTGACCAAGACCGGCGGCGAGACCGAGCGCCAGGTGTACTTCGTGCAGTCCACCGGAGCGCTGCAGTCGGAGAAGTCCGCCGAGGGCGTGCCTGAACTGGCGCTGCGTTTCGACCTCACCGTACCGCTGGCCCGCTACGTGGCCGAGCACGAGCGCGAGTTGAGCTTCCCGTTCCGCCGCTACCAGATGCAGCGCGTGTACCGCGGCGAGCGCGCCCAGCGCGGCCGCTTCCGCGAGTTCTACCAGTGCGACATCGACGTGATCGGCAAGGACAGCCTGTCGGTGCGCTACGACGCCGAGGTGCCGGCGGTGATCTACAGCGTGTTCCGCGAGCTGGACATCGGCCCGTTCACCATCCAGCTCAACAACCGCAAGCTGATGCGCGGCTTCTTCGAGAAGCTGGGCATCGCCGACGCCGAGCAGCAGATGCTGGTGCTGCGCGAGGTGGACAAGCTGGACAAGCGCGGCGAGGGCTACGTGCGCGACACGCTGACCGGCGAGGGCTTCGGTCTGTCGGCCGAAGTGGCGCAGCAGATCCTGGATTTCGTGCAGGTGCGCTCCAGCTCGCTGCAGGACGCCTACGACAAGCTCGACGCGCTGGGCGAGGGCCCGGAGGCGATGGAGCTCGGTCGCGCCGAGCTGAAGGAGGTGCTGGGCCTGATCCACGCCTTCGGCGTGCCGGAGACGCACTACGCGCTCAACCTGTCGATCGCGCGCGGCCTGGACTACTACACCGGCACCGTCTACGAGACCACGCTCAACGACCACCCGCAGATCGGCTCGATCTGCTCCGGCGGCCGCTACGAGAACCTGGCCGGCCAGTACACCAAGTCGCACCTGCCGGGCGTGGGCATCTCGATCGGCCTGACCCGCCTGTACTGGCAGCTGCGCGACGCCGGCCTGATCGACACCGCGCAGAGCACGGTGGATGTGCTGGTGACCCAGATGGACCCGGCGCAGCTGCCGGCCTACCTGGCGGTGGCCAACGAACTGCGCAGCGCCGGCATCGCCACCGAAGTGGTGTTGGAGGCCGGCAAGCTGGGCAAGCAGTTCAAGTACGCCGACCGCGCCGGCATCCGCTTCGTGCTGGTGCTGGGCGAGGACGAGCTGGCCAAGGGCGTGGTGACGGTGAAGGACCTGCGTCGCGAGGACCAGTTCGAGGTGGCGCGCAGCGAGCTGATCAAGACCCTGCGGGTGGAGCTGGAACAGGCGGCCGTCATGGGCTGATGTTCCTGCGATGGCGCGGCGCAGCTTGCCCGCCATCGCCGCAACCCCGAGCATGCGCCGTCGCCGCGAGCCCCCTGGGTGGTTCGCGCGACGGCTTTTCACATCCGGCGCCGGTCACGACCGCGCCCCACCATCCGGTGACCCCGCGACACAGGCGCGTGTCACCCGCAGGGAGAATCGAGTGACTTCGCAGGACTTCATCACGCTGGACGGCTCCAGCCTGACCCGCAAGCAGCTGGTAGCCGCGGCACGTGGCGGTGCATCGGTCCGGCTGGATCCCGCGCAACTGGCCCGCGTGCAGCGCGCGGCCGACTTCCTCGCCGAGAAGGTGAGCTGCGGCGAGCCGACCTACGGCGTCACCACCGGCTTCGGCTCCAACGCCGACAAGCTGCTGGGTGCG is part of the Dyella thiooxydans genome and harbors:
- the hisS gene encoding histidine--tRNA ligase yields the protein MALTPARTMPGVLELLPLDQIAFQRMLDTIRRNYERFGFLPVETPVIEYSDVLLTKTGGETERQVYFVQSTGALQSEKSAEGVPELALRFDLTVPLARYVAEHERELSFPFRRYQMQRVYRGERAQRGRFREFYQCDIDVIGKDSLSVRYDAEVPAVIYSVFRELDIGPFTIQLNNRKLMRGFFEKLGIADAEQQMLVLREVDKLDKRGEGYVRDTLTGEGFGLSAEVAQQILDFVQVRSSSLQDAYDKLDALGEGPEAMELGRAELKEVLGLIHAFGVPETHYALNLSIARGLDYYTGTVYETTLNDHPQIGSICSGGRYENLAGQYTKSHLPGVGISIGLTRLYWQLRDAGLIDTAQSTVDVLVTQMDPAQLPAYLAVANELRSAGIATEVVLEAGKLGKQFKYADRAGIRFVLVLGEDELAKGVVTVKDLRREDQFEVARSELIKTLRVELEQAAVMG